CACGGTGGAGGTCGTGACGAACGGCTTATCCATGTCCGCGGCGGTGAAGCCGTAGTATTCAGGCGTCAGTTCGACGGGCAGCTCATGCGCGGGCGGGTCGAGGGGGTTGAGGTGCGCAACGAGGTGGCCCAGGACGCGGTAGTTTCGGATGAGCAGGTCGACGCGGTGCTGCAGCGAGCCGGCGTCGGCGGCGATACTGGTCGCGCTCGCGCGGCCGTTGGTGGCGTAGGTCGCGCCGTTCGCGCTGGCGGTGCCGGCGGGGTCGAAGATGCTGCGGGGGGTGAAGCTCGGGCCCACGCGCGGCGGGCTGCCGTTGGACGCGGCGACCCAGCCGGCAAACTCATCGCGCCACGGCTCATCGACCGACGTCGGGTCCAGCAGGTACTGCTCGAACAGCTGCTCGACGTAGGCGAGGTTGCTCGCGGCGGGGACGGTCGGCTCTGACATCGGGGACGGCTCCGGGGACGTCGGCGCTCAGCCGGGTCCGGGATTCCGACAAGGCCGACACGCATGGTCGGCCCCATCTCTCCGCAGCAAGGCACAAGCCCAGCCACAAGTCGCCGGACGCGGTCCAAAAACACGCGCCCGACCCTACCTCCATCGGGCAACCGGGGGGTCGGCATGCCCAATCGACGCGCCCACGCGCGATTTCGGCAATTGTAACCAACCCTCGCCGCAATGCGACCCCCCAAGGCGGGTTTTCCACCCTAATCTTAGGCACATCACAACGTCCGATACCCGGCCGCCTGCAACGCTCGCTTCGTCACTCCCTCCAAGGCCCGCGGTCACCGACCGTCGGCTTCCACACGGCGCACGCTACGCCCCGGTGTGCCCCGCCCGCACCAGCTCGATAAACCGCTCGCCCCGCTGCTCGTAGTTCTCAAACTGGTCCCACGATGCACACCCCGGCGAAAGCAGCACGACATCGCCCGCCACCGCCCGCGCCCGGATCGCCTCTACCGCGCGCGCCAGCGTCCCACACCGCACTACCTCCGCCCCGTCCCCCGGAACCTCCCCCCCCGCTCCCCCCGCTCCCCCCGCGCCGACTGGCGGCTTCAGCCGCCAGTGCCACCCCCTCCCCCGTATCCCCGATCGTATAGATCGCCTTGCACGCCGACCGCGCAAACCCCGCAAGCGGCGCAAGGTCGCTCCCCTTGTCGTACCCGCCCACGATCAGGTGAACCCCAAAAACGGTGTCGGATACCGTTTTTTCGGAAACGGTATCCGACACCGTTTTTGGGGCGGCCCCATCGCGAAACGCCTCGACCGCCAGCCGCGCCGCCCCGGGCGTCGTGCACTTGCTGTCGTTGTAGTACTTCACGCCGTCGAACGTGCCGACAAACTGCAGGCGGTGTGGGAGGCCGGGGAAGTCGGCGAGGACCTCATGAATTTGCTTGTCTACCTCGTCATTTAGTTCGGAGTCAACATACTCGCCAGCCTCGTTAGGCCTAATCAAGGCACTGACACACACACTGGCTGCGAACTTTGCATTCAGCAAATTGTGTGTCCCCGGCAATGAACATTGGATATAGAAATCTGTATCCATGCCGTCAGGATCAACTAGATACACAATGCTTGCATTTGCAACATGCACCCAACTATCTAGCAGATCAAAAATATCGTTGAATTCAACGATATGTTCCGCCACATGCTCGCCAACGATCGCTTCATCCCCGCTCTCTTGATAAGCGAAAATAATCCGCTTGGCGTTCGCATACTCCGCCATCGACCCGTGCCAATCCAGGTGGTTCTCGCTGATGTTCGTCACGACCGCGATATGCGGCGACCACCCCCGGAACTTGCCCTCGGCGTAGCCCGGCGCATCGGGCTGGTCGCGCAGCCGTTCGAGCATAAAGCTCGACAGCTCCAGCACCACCCAGTCCTCCGGGCCGATGGCGTCCACCTGCTCCAGCAGCGAGCCCCCAATGTTCCCCCCTACCCAAACACGTTTTTTTTCGCTTGCCTCTCTTGGCGTCTTGGCGTCTTGGCGACTTGGCGTTGGTTCCCCCCCGAAATCGCCCCCACCCTTTCCCGAAAACACCTTCTCCAAGACGTGCCCGATCATCGCGGTCACGGTGGACTTACCCGCGCTGCCGGTGACGCCGATGGTCCGCAACCGATTCGGCAGGCGCTCGACCAGCAGGCGGATCTCGGTGGTGATCGGGATGCCTGCGGCTTCGGCGGCGCGCAGGAAACGATTGCCCGGCGGGACGGCCGGGTTGACCACGACCAGGTCGCAGGTCGTAAAGTCGCTGACGTTGTGTTCGCCCAGCCGCAATGTCACTTGGCCCGAGTCGATCAAGGGCTGCAACTTCGCGACACTCTCGGCCAGCTTCTCCGGGGGCGACTGGTCGGTGACCAGCACCTGTGCGCCGCGATGGCACAGGAAGCGCGTCACGCCCACGCCGCCGCCGAACCGGCCCAGTCCCATGACGGTGACGCGTTGGTCTTCGAAGGACTCGGGCATCGTGCGAGTATAGAGCAACTTACATCTCCGTATAGCGGCCGCTTCCGGCTCCCTCTCCCCTCCAGGGAGAGGGCTGGGGAGAGGGTCGGCAGTCAGACCCGATGTTTCAGAACAAGCAAGCGGTAGCGCGGACCCTCCCCCCAACCCCCTCCCTCCGAGCAAGGAGGGGGAGCGAAGGCATGCAATACGTTCAGATGAAAGATGCGCTAGCCCGTGGGATGTCGGCAAAAAAACAGCGCCCGCGTTGGCGGGCGCTGAGGGGGAGCGTGTGGGTCGGCGGGCCGGGCTTACTGGTCGACGACGCTGATCTGCTCGGCGAAGGGGATGGGCTGGTTGTCACTCGAGGTTTCACCCAGGACCAGTCCGGTGACGGTGACACCGACGGGCACCTGGAAGTAGATCGTGAGTTCGTCGCCCGTACCGACGGGTGGGAGGTCGCCTGCGGTGATCTCGGTGCGTGGTCGGAGGTTGACGTTGAGCGAATCGTCTTCGCGTTCGAGCACGAAGCCGATCGGGCCGTGGCTCGCGCCGTTGGTGTCGCGGATGGCCATGGCGAGGTTGCCCTGGCGCGCGTCGGTGAGCAGCTCGGAGTCGGCGTCGGGGGTGAGGATGACCTGGATCAGGCGTGCGCCGTCGGCGACGGTGACCGCCCGCATCTGCGAGTTGCGCCCGCCGGTGTTGCCCCGCAGGACGCTGGCCTGTCGCCCGCTGAAGGCGGTCCAGGGCTCGTCCTCTTTGTCGGGCTCGATCGAGGTCGCGGAGTTGGGGCTCATGGAACGGGGCAGGCGTTCACCCAGCGCGACGACGGCGGAGGTGTCGCCGACCTGGATGCCTTCGGGGGGCGCGGCCTGGGGCTTGACGTCGATCGCGCCGACCATGGCGACGCGGTTCCAGAAGGTGTCGATCTCGCCGGCGGCGTTGTTGTCGGCCACGCCGGCGGCGATGGGGGCGTCGAGGTCAAAGCCGAGCTGGCGGACCTCGAAGCGGGCACGCTCAGCGCCGTGGCCCGGGGGCAGGAGGAAGACCCATCCGAGCTTGACGGCGTCGACCTGTGCGAAGGCGCTGTAGTAGGACTGGCCGATCAGGTCGATGTAGATGCGTTCGCCGGTGTTCTGGTTGACTTCGAGCGAGTAGGCCATCGGCGGGGTGGACTTGACCTCGACCGAGCCGTCGATGTCGCGTCGGCTGACCAGGCGGACCGACGGGATCGCGACACGGAGCCAGCCGTCGCTGTCGAAGCTGCCGGCCGGCTTCTTGAACCACTGGGTATCGACAATGACGACCTGCCCGCCGGAGCGGAGGTGGGGCTCGATGGCGTCGACGGTGGGCTGGACCTGCTTCTCGATCACGTCGTCAAAGAACGCGACCAGGTCGTTGAGCGGCGAGCCGCCCGTGGCGACTGCGGCGTCTTCGGCGGCTTCGGCTGCGGCGTCCGCTTCTACAGCGGCGTCATCTCCGGGCGTCGTCTCGGTCCCGTCACCGGGCGTCTCGCCGTCGGCGCCGCGCGTGCGTCCGCCGTCGCGCCCGCCGGGTGCGCGGCCGCCGCCTTGGCTGCCGGGCTGGGGCACGGCGATCGGGCCGCTGGTCGATCGGCCGCTGGACCCGCGCTCGGGCACCTTGAACTTGTCTGCCAGGGCGACCATCGCGTTGAGGTTGAAGATCGCGGTCGGCCGGGTGTCGGCGTTTTGCTCGTCCTCGGGCAGGTCGGCATAGACCTCACGCCGGGCCTCGAACTCCTTCAAGATCCCATCGACCAGGTGGCCGCCGTAGATATCCCAGTCGGCCTCGGGGGTGTCGTAGTGGATCTGGTCGAGGTCGATCTGGTCGGGGTTGATGAGCGCTTCGAAGCTCGCGAAGACGACCATGTCGATGTATTCGTCCGGGTCGGTGATGACCTGCGCGGTGAGCAGGTCGACCGACGCGGGCGGTGAAGACTTGGACTGGTTAGGGTCGCTGGTGAGGTGGTGGATCTGGGCGCGGGCGGCGATGTCGGACTTGTAATGCGCCAGGGAGGTGTCGCTCCACGGCCGCATCGAGCCCGTCGAGAGCATGGTGAAGAAGCTGCCGGTCCACTCATCGACCCGGGTGATGGGCCAGAGCTTGCCGTCGTCGTTGTCGTCGACGGTGTTTCGGACCATGGTGTAGGGCTGGAAGCCCATGATGTCGCTGGGCATGAGGAAGCCCGCCCCCATCAGCAGCATCCCGGCCGAGAGCACGCCGGCCCCGAGCCCGCAAGCCGCGCCGCCGGCCTGGTCGGCGAGGCGCGGGAACTTCAGGTTCATCTTGCAGTACTTGTCGAACACGATACGCAGGACCACGATGCTCAGCACGAACGGCACAAGCAGCCCGACGCCCCACGCGGTCGCGGGCATCCGGCCCAGCAGCCAGTACGACAGCGGCTCCCACACCGCGAACGCGAACGTGCCGGACACGATCACGATCATCAGGTGGATGAACGCCGAGAAGAAGCCATACGTCGCCCAGATGGCAACCATGGCGAGCAGGAAGATAATGATGATGATATTGAGGACGATCAACATAGCTGGCTCAGCCCTTCTCACCCATCACACGGGTGACTTCTTTGATGTCGGAAATGCCTTCGACGACCTTGGCCAGGGCGGCTTCCTGGAGGTAGATCATGCGGTGCTTGCGGAGGTGGGCGCGGAGCTTTTCGCCCTCGCCCGAGGCGATGAAGCCGGCGGCCTGCCGGTCGATGAGCATGATTTCGAATACGCCGACCCGGCCGCGGTAGCACAGGGTGTGGCAGTCGGGGCAGGGTGACGGCCGATCTTTCACGACGATCTGCCCCGAGGCGCGGTAGAGCTGGCCGACCTGGCTCGCGGGGACGTTGAGCTTCTTGAGTGCGGCCTCGTCGGGCTGGTAGGGCGCCCGGCAGGTGTGGCACAGGCGACGCACCAGGCGTTGGCTGACCAGTGCCGCGACAGACTCGGCGGCGAGCCGCTTATCCCCGACGATCTTGATCCAGGTCTTGAGCCCGGAGATCGTGTCCTTCGCGGGCAGCGGCAGGTAAAAGCGCGTGTCCTCGGCGGTCTTGGCGATGAGCTGGGCCATATCCGTGCTGACGACTTTCGAGACCATCATCACATCGGGGTCTGAACGCAGCAGCGACGCGAACTGGGCCTGGACCTGCTCCTGTCCGCCCGCGGCATGGGTGTTGTGGTTGACGCCCTCGATCTCGAACGCGATCTCTTCCTCAAAGGTCATCACCGACGAGGTGTAGGGGTCGTGCTCCTGCAGGAAGGCGTACATGCTGGTGGTCGTGCCCTTGCGGGGCGGGCTGCAGAACAGGATGGCTTTGGAGTTTTCGGAGACGAGTTCTTTGACGGTCTCGCGCTGGGCGGGGGTGAGCCCGAGGTGGTCGATGGGGATGTCGAGTCGGCCCTGCGGGTCGATCTCGATGGTGAGCGTGAGCGCCCGCGTGGAGCCGGCGGTCGTGAGCTCGAGGGTGTGCATCCCGCCGTCGAGCTCGACCCACATCTTGCCCTTCTGCTTCCGGCGTCGGTCGGTGGTGTCCAGGCCCGCGTGCTCTTTGAGGTACTCGATGAGCTGGATGCACAGCTGGGGCTCGGGGGCCTCCTGGGCGTAGCGGACGCCGTCGACGCGTGAGATGAACTTGGCCTTCTCGGCGTCGACCGCGATGTCGAGCTGGTCGGCGCCGCGGGGGATGGCGAAGACAAGCATGTTCTCGAAGAGCTCGAACGCGGGGGTGCGCGGGTCGTTGCCGTGGGGCACGTCCAGGAGCTTTTCGGACTTGTCCATCAGCTTGATCTGGGCGCGGTCCTGCGCGGCCTTGCCGGCACGGTCCTCCATCTTCTGGTTGAACTTGGTGATCGTCTTGCCGTCCCACTTCTTCTCTTCGGGGACCTGCTTGTTGCGGTAGGCGACGTAGGCGAGCATCTCGCCGGCGATGATGAGCAGCGCGATGGGCAGCCCGATCCAGAAGATCGGGATGACGAGCATGAGCCCGAAGGCGATGATGCCGGCGAGGATATGGAGCAGCGACCACTGGTGGCGCTTGAGGTAGAAGTAGCCGGCGTCTTTGTCGAGCCGGCCCGCGAGCCAGGCCCAGGGCCCGAGGACCATCAAGACCAGGATGGGCTTGAGGATGCTCATCAGGAAGACGGGTTCGGCTTTGAATGCGATGAGCAGCTGGGTCATGGGCATGTCCGCGGGGCGGTGAGGGGTTGGTGCAGGGCCGGCCGGATGTCGCCGGGCCGGTCGGTACGGGGCATGGGGCCGGGTCGGCTACTTGGTCTGGATACCACGCAGGCGCATCTTGATTTCTTCGGGGCTGGGCGACGCGGCCTGCGCAACGCGCGGGTGGACGTAGTTCTTCTCGACCAGCTCCACCAGCGAGTCGACATACGACTGCATCCCGGCCTCGCGGTTGCTGGCGATGACTTTCTCGAGCTCGCCCTCCCGGCCTTCGAGGATCAGGTTCCGCGTCGGCGGGCTCTGCAGCAGGATCTCACACGCCGGCACACGCGGCGCCTCGATCAGCGTCGGCAGCAGCTTCTGGTACATGAAGCACTGCATCTGATACGCCAGCAGCGAACGCACGTTGTCACGCTCGTCCGCGGGGAACAGGTCGTAGATTCGGCCAAACGCCTGCGAACACGAGGACGCGTGGATCGTCCCGAACACGAGGTGGCCCGTCTCGGCGGCCTGGAGCGCGGCCTCGAACGTCTCTTTGTCGCGCATCTCGCCGATCAGTACGACGTCCGGGTTCTCACGCACCATCGCACGCAGCGCGGTTGGGAAGTCGGGCACGTCGATGCCGATCTCCCGCTGGTTGATCATCGCCATCGTGTCCGAATCATCAAACAGGTACTCGATCGGGTCTTCGATGGTGAGGATGTGGGCCCGGCGACGCTCGGCGATGTACTGGAGCATCGACGCGATCGTCGTCGATTTGCCCGAGCCGGTGATGCCGCACAGCAGGATCAGGCCCTGGTGTGTCTCTTCGCAGACTTTCGCCAGCGACTTGGGCAGGTAGAGACTCTCGAACGGCAGGATCTCGTTGGACACCCGCCGGGCGGCGATCGCGCATCGGCCACGGGTCAGGAAGATGTTGACGCGGAATCGGTGCATATCGCCGTCGACATCGAAGTCGACCCCGATGTCCAGCCCGCCCCGCCGGGCGAACTCTTCCTTCTGGGCCTCGGTGATGCCCTCGAAAATCCACTTGTTGAAGTCGTCGATGGAGGGGGGCGGGGTGTCGAGTTTCTTGAGCTCGCCCCGCAGCCGGAGCTTGGGCACCTCGCCGCCGCGCATGATGAGGTCGGAAGACTCGAACCGCACGGCCGCCTTGAAGTACTTGGACAGCGGGGTGTCGGCGAGGGTCTTGTGGTGCGCCTGGTCGATATCGAACGTCTGGACGGGCTGGCTGTCACTCATCGTTGGGTCGGCCTCACGCACGTAGGAGGGTGGATGCGACGCGTCGGTGGGGTCCGTTCCCCGGCCCCAGCAGCGGGCGGGTCAGGTCGACGGTTCACGGTAATGGTTCGCCCTCCTTGGCTTGTGCTGCGCAATGTACCAGAAACCCCACCCCTTACGCCAGCACCGCATTACGCCGGGCTTCGAAGAATAATGCTTGCACGTTGCGCGACGATCCAAGATACTGATCTACGGAGAAACCCCACCCCGCCTGGTCCCAGGCCAACGACCCCACGGACAACCCGCGACCCAGCACCCATCGCAGCCGGGATGCTTGGGCGGCTGCACCTGCATGACATTGGAGAACTGAAACATGCCCCGACCCACGAAGATCGCCCCGCTCGCCGCCGTACTCGTACTCGCCGCCGCGTCGCCCGCCCTCGCACAAGTGCACCAGACCCCCACCGTTAGCCCGATCGGTGACGGCTCGGCGCTGCCTTACCAGATCGAGATCGACGCAGTGGATTTCAACGGTGCCGTCCTGCCCACGCTCCACTCCTACGCACGGGCCGAGCACGGCGGGCTCTGGGTCATGATGGCGGGGCGCACCAACGGGCTGCACGCCTTCACCGGGCTGGGCGATGTCAATTTCCCCGAGGCCTCGCAGAACCGTGACGTCTGGGTCGTCGACCCCGCCACCGGGCAGGCCTGGAGCCGATCGCTCCAGGACGTCAGCGCCGGGCTCTCCGCCGACCAGGTCGCCTCGCTCACCCCCACCAACAACCAGTTCGCCCAGGTCGGCGACCGGCTGTACATGACCGGCGGGTACGGGCTCCGCGCCGACGGGCAGTTCGATACCTTCAACACCCTCTCCGCCATCGACCTGCCGGGCATCATCGACTGGGTCCAGAACGGCACCGGCAGCGCGGCCGACCACATCCGACAGGTGGAAGACGAGTCCTTCCGCGTCACCGGCGGCGCGATGCACGACATCGACGGCACCATGCACCTCGTCTTTGGCCAGTCCTTTCAAGGCCCCTACATCCCCAACCGCAACGGCCAATACACCAACCAGGTCCGCCACTTCACCATCGCCGACGACGGCACCACGCTCGGCTTCACCAACGCCTCGGCCAGCTCGCCCGACGCCGACTTCCGACGACGCGACCTCAACGTCTACACCACCCTCCGGCCCGACGGCAACGGCGGACACGAACGCGGCATGGTCGCGCTCTCCGGCGTCTTCACCGAGGGCTTTGGCGCGTGGACCGTCCCCGTCGTTATGGACGAAAGCGGCAACCCCACCATGGACGACCCCACCGACCCGGGCACCTTCCGCCAAGGGTTCAACGGCTACCACTCCGCGAAAATCGGCCTCTACTCACAGACCACGGGCGAGATGCACGAGCTGCTCTTCGGCGGCATCTCGCTTCAGACACAAGACGACAACGGCGACACCGTCACCGACGACTTCCTCCCCTTCGTCAACGACGCGACCTCCGTCGTCATCGACGCCGAAGGCAACTTCACCCAGCACCACCTGGGCGTGTTCCCCGAGATGCTCGATGGCGAAGGCAACGTGCTGCGGTTCGGCGCGAACGCCGAGTTCTTCGTGGCCGACGGCATCGCGATGCTCGAACACGACATCATCGACCTCGACGCGCTCAGCGGCGAGACCGTGATCGGCTACATCGTCGGCGGGCTGTTCTCCAACGCCCCGCACACCCGCGGCGTCGATGGCGCGGTCTCGGGCGGCAACAACCAGGTCTTCGCCGTCACCTTCACCGCCATCCCCGAGCCCGGGTCGCTCGCGCTGGTCCTCGTCGGCGGCCTGTCGCTGATGCGCCGACGACGCTAGACGCGTTCGGCTTCAACCATCCGCACCGGCAGCCCCGCGTCGCGCATCGCCTGCTTCGCCTGCGCGATCGTGTACTCCCCGAAGTGGAAGATACTCGCCGCGAGGACCGCATCCGCGCGCGTCTGCTGCAAGACATCGATCATGTGCCGGGGCGACCCGCACCCGCCCGACGCGACGACGGGGACATCCACCGCGTCGGCGATGAGCTTGGTGACCTCGATGTCGTAGCCGTCCTTCGTGCCGTCGCCGTCCATGGAGGTGAGGATGATCTCGCCCGCGCCCAGTTCGACGACCTGCCGGGCATACGTCAGTGCCTCGACACCGACGGGCTTGCGTCCGCCGTGCGTGTGCACCTCGAAGACGTACTCGGTGGTGCTGCCTGCGGCATCGCGTCGCGTGCTGGTGGCTGAGGGTTCGAAGCCCGCCCCATACCGCTCGCGCATACGCGGCAGCGCCTCGTCGATCGGCACGCGCTTAGGATCGATGTTGACCACCGTCGCGCACGTCCCAAACCGCTTGGCGGTCTGCGCGACGATACTCGGCGT
The sequence above is a segment of the Phycisphaeraceae bacterium D3-23 genome. Coding sequences within it:
- a CDS encoding Mur ligase family protein → MPESFEDQRVTVMGLGRFGGGVGVTRFLCHRGAQVLVTDQSPPEKLAESVAKLQPLIDSGQVTLRLGEHNVSDFTTCDLVVVNPAVPPGNRFLRAAEAAGIPITTEIRLLVERLPNRLRTIGVTGSAGKSTVTAMIGHVLEKVFSGKGGGDFGGEPTPSRQDAKTPREASEKKRVWVGGNIGGSLLEQVDAIGPEDWVVLELSSFMLERLRDQPDAPGYAEGKFRGWSPHIAVVTNISENHLDWHGSMAEYANAKRIIFAYQESGDEAIVGEHVAEHIVEFNDIFDLLDSWVHVANASIVYLVDPDGMDTDFYIQCSLPGTHNLLNAKFAASVCVSALIRPNEAGEYVDSELNDEVDKQIHEVLADFPGLPHRLQFVGTFDGVKYYNDSKCTTPGAARLAVEAFRDGAAPKTVSDTVSEKTVSDTVFGVHLIVGGYDKGSDLAPLAGFARSACKAIYTIGDTGEGVALAAEAASRRGGSGGSGGGGSGGRGGGSAVWDAGARGRGDPGAGGGGRCRAAFAGVCIVGPV
- a CDS encoding ATPase, T2SS/T4P/T4SS family, which codes for MTQLLIAFKAEPVFLMSILKPILVLMVLGPWAWLAGRLDKDAGYFYLKRHQWSLLHILAGIIAFGLMLVIPIFWIGLPIALLIIAGEMLAYVAYRNKQVPEEKKWDGKTITKFNQKMEDRAGKAAQDRAQIKLMDKSEKLLDVPHGNDPRTPAFELFENMLVFAIPRGADQLDIAVDAEKAKFISRVDGVRYAQEAPEPQLCIQLIEYLKEHAGLDTTDRRRKQKGKMWVELDGGMHTLELTTAGSTRALTLTIEIDPQGRLDIPIDHLGLTPAQRETVKELVSENSKAILFCSPPRKGTTTSMYAFLQEHDPYTSSVMTFEEEIAFEIEGVNHNTHAAGGQEQVQAQFASLLRSDPDVMMVSKVVSTDMAQLIAKTAEDTRFYLPLPAKDTISGLKTWIKIVGDKRLAAESVAALVSQRLVRRLCHTCRAPYQPDEAALKKLNVPASQVGQLYRASGQIVVKDRPSPCPDCHTLCYRGRVGVFEIMLIDRQAAGFIASGEGEKLRAHLRKHRMIYLQEAALAKVVEGISDIKEVTRVMGEKG
- a CDS encoding PilT/PilU family type 4a pilus ATPase, with protein sequence MSDSQPVQTFDIDQAHHKTLADTPLSKYFKAAVRFESSDLIMRGGEVPKLRLRGELKKLDTPPPSIDDFNKWIFEGITEAQKEEFARRGGLDIGVDFDVDGDMHRFRVNIFLTRGRCAIAARRVSNEILPFESLYLPKSLAKVCEETHQGLILLCGITGSGKSTTIASMLQYIAERRRAHILTIEDPIEYLFDDSDTMAMINQREIGIDVPDFPTALRAMVRENPDVVLIGEMRDKETFEAALQAAETGHLVFGTIHASSCSQAFGRIYDLFPADERDNVRSLLAYQMQCFMYQKLLPTLIEAPRVPACEILLQSPPTRNLILEGREGELEKVIASNREAGMQSYVDSLVELVEKNYVHPRVAQAASPSPEEIKMRLRGIQTK
- a CDS encoding PEP-CTERM sorting domain-containing protein yields the protein MPRPTKIAPLAAVLVLAAASPALAQVHQTPTVSPIGDGSALPYQIEIDAVDFNGAVLPTLHSYARAEHGGLWVMMAGRTNGLHAFTGLGDVNFPEASQNRDVWVVDPATGQAWSRSLQDVSAGLSADQVASLTPTNNQFAQVGDRLYMTGGYGLRADGQFDTFNTLSAIDLPGIIDWVQNGTGSAADHIRQVEDESFRVTGGAMHDIDGTMHLVFGQSFQGPYIPNRNGQYTNQVRHFTIADDGTTLGFTNASASSPDADFRRRDLNVYTTLRPDGNGGHERGMVALSGVFTEGFGAWTVPVVMDESGNPTMDDPTDPGTFRQGFNGYHSAKIGLYSQTTGEMHELLFGGISLQTQDDNGDTVTDDFLPFVNDATSVVIDAEGNFTQHHLGVFPEMLDGEGNVLRFGANAEFFVADGIAMLEHDIIDLDALSGETVIGYIVGGLFSNAPHTRGVDGAVSGGNNQVFAVTFTAIPEPGSLALVLVGGLSLMRRRR
- the hisF gene encoding imidazole glycerol phosphate synthase subunit HisF, producing the protein MLTHRVIPCLDVNLGRVVKGVNFVDLRDAGDPVEVAAGYDAAGADELVFLDITASHEDRAITYDMVRQVAERCFMPFTVGGGIRTVEDVTRLIQAGAEKVSINTAAIVTPSIVAQTAKRFGTCATVVNIDPKRVPIDEALPRMRERYGAGFEPSATSTRRDAAGSTTEYVFEVHTHGGRKPVGVEALTYARQVVELGAGEIILTSMDGDGTKDGYDIEVTKLIADAVDVPVVASGGCGSPRHMIDVLQQTRADAVLAASIFHFGEYTIAQAKQAMRDAGLPVRMVEAERV